A part of Myxococcus landrumus genomic DNA contains:
- a CDS encoding RCC1 domain-containing protein, producing the protein MATYDATLKVPRCSSVAEGCDTGSLVNGRALLGPEPNHPNTLGGTCADGASGTYHADESLDRVKVYTTDGSNLAPGKQVTLEATVWAYSSYSSDKLDLYYTADASNPSWTFIATLTPTGSGAQTLKTTYTLPSGANVQAVRSAFRYGGTAGTCTSGSYEERDDLAFAVAGTPPPPTPHSRSVPMSTRLGASARHSVMLRLDGTVWTWGDNDYGQLGDGLTVARTTPGPVPGLANMVAVGAGASHTLALRSDGTVWAWGYNLAGQLGDGTGTHRRTPVQVSGLTSAVALSVGSNHTLALKSDGTVWGWGSNGNAQLGDGSVTDRRTPVQVFGLSGVKSIAAGATHSMAVKSDGSVWAWGMNTAGKLGDGTDTQRLRPVQVLGLTGVTTVSAGENQSLALKTDGTLWAWGSNGSGELGDGSGMHQSTPVRVLALSGVKAIHAGWQHSLALKSDGTLWTWGANASGQLGDGTTTQRATPVQVLALTEGEALAASVHHSLVLRDDESLWAWGGNTHGQLGDGSTTQRLTPVPAPLAKRTASMTLSDGTVLALDADGFLWGWGSNAQGQLGGATPQVHQGSPVQVPGLKKVKSVSLGALHALVARHDGTVWSWGNNSVGQLGDGTTFSHTTPAVVPGLSDVVAVSAGSTHSLALKADGTVWAWGTNDFGQLGDGGSTQRTSPVQVLGLTGVKAISAGTYYSLALKSDGTVWAWGANDQGQLGSPASSSRTSPVQVAGQTGVTAIAAGSSHTLALKADGTVWAWGYNADGQLGLGSATSYRPTPTQVSTLTGVVGIAAGNSSLAVRQDGTVWAWGPNNAGELGDGTVTRRLTPVQTSGLTGAKAVGIQSTVGMALDAEGKLWAWGSSRGQFGDGSSMRLAPVAVTAVDGLQAVSARSGSVLALKSDGTLWAWGANSLGQLGDGTTKQRITPMQVAGLTAVTSMAAGAGHSLAVRQDGTVWAWGENSSGQLGDGTYTSRLVPIQVPGLTDVVAVATGSLHSLALKSDGTVWTWGSNFNGQLGNGTGTPRLSAGQVPGLTGVTAVSVGVTHTLVLKSDGTVWAWGTNGDGQLGDGTTTSRPTPIQVPGLAGATTVTAGSMGQSMVVLGDGTLWAWGYNYYGQLGTGGGSSRTPVQVPALTDVVSVASADGFSLAVRQDGTVWTWGNNNKGQLAEGTSTVMPRYSPGQVSNLEGASTAHAGNGFALVRMSDGTLRAWGDNSTDAIGVGASSQRSTPGLVPLF; encoded by the coding sequence ATGGCCACCTATGACGCCACACTGAAGGTGCCCCGGTGCTCCTCGGTGGCCGAGGGCTGCGACACGGGAAGCCTCGTCAATGGGCGCGCCTTGCTCGGCCCCGAGCCGAATCACCCCAACACCCTGGGCGGTACTTGCGCGGATGGCGCCTCGGGCACCTACCACGCTGACGAATCACTGGACCGGGTGAAAGTCTATACCACCGACGGGAGCAACCTCGCGCCAGGCAAACAAGTGACGCTCGAGGCCACCGTCTGGGCGTACTCCTCCTACTCTTCGGACAAGCTGGACCTGTACTACACGGCGGATGCCAGCAATCCGTCCTGGACCTTCATCGCCACGCTGACGCCCACTGGCAGCGGAGCCCAGACACTCAAGACCACCTACACCCTGCCCTCGGGTGCCAACGTCCAGGCCGTTCGCTCGGCCTTCCGCTATGGCGGCACCGCGGGGACGTGCACGAGCGGCAGCTACGAGGAGCGGGATGACCTGGCGTTCGCCGTGGCGGGGACTCCCCCTCCCCCAACGCCGCATTCCAGATCCGTACCGATGTCGACCCGGCTCGGGGCCAGCGCAAGGCACAGCGTGATGTTGCGACTGGATGGCACCGTCTGGACCTGGGGAGACAATGACTACGGCCAGTTGGGTGATGGGCTCACCGTGGCTCGCACCACGCCAGGACCGGTTCCTGGACTGGCCAACATGGTGGCCGTCGGCGCCGGCGCGAGCCACACACTCGCCTTGAGGTCTGACGGGACCGTTTGGGCATGGGGCTACAACCTCGCGGGCCAGCTCGGTGACGGCACGGGCACCCACCGCCGCACGCCGGTGCAGGTCTCCGGACTGACGAGCGCGGTGGCCCTGTCCGTCGGCAGCAATCACACGCTGGCGCTGAAGTCCGACGGCACCGTGTGGGGATGGGGCAGCAACGGCAACGCGCAGTTGGGCGATGGCTCAGTGACGGACCGGCGCACGCCCGTGCAAGTCTTCGGGCTTTCCGGAGTGAAGAGCATCGCCGCAGGCGCGACCCACTCGATGGCCGTGAAGTCGGATGGCTCCGTGTGGGCGTGGGGAATGAATACCGCGGGCAAGCTCGGCGACGGCACCGACACACAGCGACTCAGGCCGGTGCAGGTGCTGGGGCTCACGGGAGTAACCACCGTCAGCGCGGGCGAGAACCAGTCACTCGCGCTGAAGACCGACGGCACCCTGTGGGCCTGGGGCTCCAATGGCTCTGGGGAGCTGGGCGATGGCTCTGGCATGCACCAGTCCACCCCGGTGCGGGTCCTCGCGCTCTCGGGCGTGAAGGCCATCCACGCGGGATGGCAACACTCGCTGGCGCTGAAGAGCGATGGCACCCTGTGGACCTGGGGCGCGAACGCCTCTGGACAGCTCGGTGATGGCACCACGACCCAGCGAGCCACACCCGTGCAGGTGCTGGCGCTGACAGAGGGCGAGGCCCTGGCGGCCAGCGTCCACCACTCGCTGGTGTTGCGCGACGATGAGAGCCTCTGGGCTTGGGGTGGCAACACCCATGGCCAGCTCGGCGACGGCTCCACCACCCAGCGACTCACCCCGGTGCCGGCGCCGTTGGCCAAACGCACGGCAAGCATGACCCTGAGCGACGGCACGGTGCTGGCGCTCGATGCCGATGGGTTCCTGTGGGGCTGGGGAAGCAACGCGCAGGGCCAGCTTGGAGGAGCGACTCCCCAGGTGCACCAGGGGAGTCCCGTCCAGGTTCCTGGCCTCAAGAAGGTGAAGTCCGTGAGCCTGGGCGCGCTCCATGCCCTGGTGGCACGCCACGACGGCACGGTCTGGTCGTGGGGCAACAACTCCGTGGGCCAGCTCGGAGATGGCACCACCTTCTCGCACACCACCCCGGCCGTCGTGCCAGGACTCTCCGACGTGGTGGCCGTGAGCGCCGGCTCGACGCACTCGCTGGCGTTGAAGGCTGACGGCACCGTGTGGGCCTGGGGCACCAACGACTTCGGTCAGCTCGGGGACGGAGGGAGCACGCAGCGCACCAGCCCGGTGCAGGTGCTCGGACTCACGGGCGTGAAGGCCATCTCCGCGGGCACGTACTACTCGCTGGCGTTGAAGTCCGACGGCACGGTGTGGGCGTGGGGAGCCAACGACCAGGGACAGCTCGGCAGCCCCGCGAGTTCCTCGCGCACCTCCCCGGTGCAGGTGGCGGGACAGACGGGAGTCACCGCCATTGCCGCGGGCAGCAGCCATACCTTGGCGCTGAAGGCGGATGGCACCGTGTGGGCCTGGGGCTACAACGCGGACGGCCAGCTCGGCCTTGGGAGTGCGACGAGCTACCGCCCCACTCCCACGCAAGTCTCAACGCTGACAGGAGTGGTGGGTATCGCCGCCGGCAACAGCTCGTTGGCGGTGCGCCAGGACGGCACCGTGTGGGCCTGGGGCCCCAACAACGCGGGCGAGCTCGGAGACGGCACCGTCACGCGGCGCCTCACACCGGTGCAGACCTCCGGGTTGACGGGGGCGAAGGCCGTTGGCATCCAGAGCACCGTCGGCATGGCGCTCGATGCGGAGGGCAAGCTGTGGGCTTGGGGCTCCAGTCGCGGCCAGTTCGGAGATGGCTCCAGCATGCGGCTGGCGCCTGTCGCGGTGACCGCGGTGGACGGGTTGCAAGCCGTGTCCGCGCGCAGTGGCTCGGTGCTGGCGCTGAAGTCGGACGGCACACTGTGGGCCTGGGGGGCCAATTCCCTGGGACAGCTCGGAGACGGCACCACGAAGCAGCGCATCACGCCCATGCAGGTGGCTGGACTGACGGCTGTGACGTCCATGGCGGCGGGTGCCGGTCATTCGCTGGCGGTGCGTCAGGATGGCACTGTGTGGGCCTGGGGGGAGAACTCCTCCGGACAGCTCGGCGATGGCACGTACACCTCACGCCTGGTTCCGATACAGGTGCCCGGGTTGACGGACGTCGTGGCCGTGGCGACGGGCTCCCTCCACTCGCTGGCGTTGAAGTCCGATGGAACGGTGTGGACCTGGGGCTCGAACTTCAACGGGCAGCTTGGCAATGGCACGGGCACTCCGCGCCTCTCGGCGGGACAAGTGCCCGGCCTCACGGGGGTGACAGCGGTGTCGGTGGGCGTCACTCACACGCTGGTGCTGAAGTCTGATGGCACCGTGTGGGCCTGGGGCACCAACGGCGATGGCCAGCTCGGGGACGGCACCACGACCTCGCGCCCCACTCCGATTCAGGTGCCCGGACTGGCGGGAGCCACGACCGTGACCGCGGGCTCGATGGGCCAGAGCATGGTCGTGCTCGGCGACGGGACGCTGTGGGCCTGGGGCTACAACTACTACGGCCAGCTCGGGACGGGTGGCGGCTCGAGCCGCACCCCGGTGCAGGTGCCCGCCCTGACGGATGTCGTTTCCGTCGCCAGCGCGGATGGCTTCTCGCTGGCGGTGCGTCAGGACGGCACTGTGTGGACCTGGGGCAACAACAACAAGGGCCAGCTCGCCGAGGGCACATCCACGGTGATGCCCCGGTACTCCCCGGGCCAGGTGAGCAATCTGGAAGGCGCCAGCACCGCCCATGCCGGCAATGGGTTCGCACTGGTGCGAATGAGCGATGGCACCTTGCGCGCCTGGGGTGACAACAGCACGGATGCCATTGGAGTGGGGGCCTCGTCCCAGCGCTCCACGCCTGGGCTCGTCCCGCTGTTCTAA
- a CDS encoding helix-turn-helix transcriptional regulator codes for MDKTERLFAVMDALRRHRRPVTAAALAEEQGVSVRTLYRDVRTLIGLGAPIVGEAGVGYMLKPGFFLPPLMFTAEELEALVLGSRWVEAQPDAGLAGAARNALGKIATASPEDLRDRIKDTGLWPILMRGGVSSVPVLGLVRRAIREEKALLIVYADGKGQPSQRDIWPVQLAFHEGKQLVAAWCCLRQAFRHFRVDRITAASATEARYGRKRAVLAREWREEWERLYPDSVPPP; via the coding sequence ATGGACAAGACCGAACGACTCTTCGCCGTCATGGACGCACTTCGTCGGCACCGCCGCCCCGTCACGGCGGCGGCGCTGGCCGAGGAACAGGGTGTTTCCGTGCGCACGCTCTATCGCGACGTGCGGACGCTCATCGGTCTTGGCGCGCCCATCGTTGGCGAGGCGGGCGTGGGCTATATGCTGAAGCCGGGCTTCTTCCTGCCGCCGCTGATGTTCACGGCCGAGGAACTCGAGGCGCTGGTGCTCGGCTCCCGCTGGGTCGAGGCCCAGCCGGACGCCGGCCTTGCCGGGGCGGCGCGCAATGCGCTGGGCAAGATCGCCACCGCCTCGCCAGAAGATCTGCGCGACCGGATAAAGGACACCGGGCTCTGGCCCATCCTGATGCGCGGCGGGGTTTCGTCCGTCCCGGTGCTCGGCCTCGTGCGCCGGGCCATTCGCGAAGAGAAGGCGCTCCTCATCGTGTACGCCGACGGGAAGGGCCAACCGAGCCAGCGCGACATCTGGCCCGTGCAGCTCGCGTTTCACGAGGGCAAACAGCTCGTTGCCGCCTGGTGCTGCCTGCGCCAGGCCTTCCGCCATTTCCGCGTCGACCGCATCACCGCGGCCTCGGCGACCGAGGCCCGCTACGGTCGCAAGCGGGCCGTGCTGGCGCGGGAATGGCGGGAAGAATGGGAGCGCCTGTATCCCGACTCGGTGCCGCCGCCGTGA
- a CDS encoding epoxide hydrolase family protein: MHKPFTLSISDSELADLRARLKATRFPAAVEGVGWDDGTDVELLRRLVTHWAERFDWRTAEQRLNAIPQFIEEVDGEKVHFVHAPGQGETRIPIVLANGWPSNFVEFLPLIPLLTAERNGVSFDVIVPSMQGFGFSGRPTKKGMNMSRMGHLWAELMTRLGYEKFLVSCSDLGSGVCFSLVRNHPGRLLGAHYLNVFSGYPRPEAPTPEEVDYFRRVDLWNLTQGAYVMLHGTKPQSLAVGLNDSPAGLASWIIEKFHGVSRLQNGRLESVYSLDDLCTLLSVYWFTQTIGSSVRLYKEAFADQELMLPMPRHDVKQGVLVPADVDNPAPRAWGERHLQNLVHWTEARQAGHFPALEAPEHYAADIRAFYGTIR; encoded by the coding sequence ATGCACAAACCCTTCACCCTTTCCATTTCCGATTCCGAGCTCGCCGACCTTCGGGCGCGGCTGAAGGCAACTCGCTTCCCCGCGGCGGTTGAAGGCGTCGGCTGGGACGATGGCACCGATGTCGAGCTGCTCAGGCGGTTGGTCACCCACTGGGCGGAGCGGTTCGACTGGCGCACCGCCGAGCAGCGCCTCAACGCGATTCCGCAGTTCATCGAGGAGGTCGATGGCGAGAAGGTCCATTTCGTTCATGCGCCGGGGCAGGGCGAAACCCGCATCCCCATCGTCCTTGCCAATGGCTGGCCATCGAACTTCGTCGAGTTCCTTCCGCTCATCCCGCTGCTCACCGCCGAGCGAAACGGGGTGTCGTTCGACGTCATCGTCCCCTCGATGCAGGGCTTCGGCTTCTCGGGCCGGCCGACGAAGAAGGGCATGAACATGAGCCGCATGGGGCATCTCTGGGCCGAGCTGATGACCCGGCTGGGCTACGAGAAGTTCCTCGTCTCGTGCTCGGACCTGGGCTCCGGGGTCTGCTTCAGTCTGGTCCGCAACCATCCCGGCCGCCTGCTGGGTGCGCACTACCTCAACGTCTTTTCGGGGTACCCGCGACCGGAGGCTCCGACGCCCGAGGAAGTGGACTACTTCCGGCGCGTCGACCTGTGGAACCTCACGCAGGGCGCCTACGTCATGCTTCACGGAACCAAGCCGCAGTCGCTCGCGGTCGGCCTCAACGACTCACCCGCGGGCCTGGCGTCGTGGATCATCGAGAAGTTTCACGGCGTGAGCCGGTTGCAGAACGGCCGCCTCGAGTCGGTCTATTCGCTCGACGACCTCTGTACGCTGCTCTCGGTCTACTGGTTCACCCAGACGATTGGTTCATCGGTTCGGCTGTACAAAGAAGCCTTCGCCGATCAGGAACTGATGCTGCCGATGCCCCGCCACGACGTGAAGCAGGGCGTGCTGGTGCCCGCCGACGTCGACAATCCCGCCCCACGCGCCTGGGGCGAACGGCACTTGCAGAACCTTGTCCACTGGACCGAGGCGCGGCAGGCCGGGCACTTCCCAGCGCTCGAGGCGCCGGAGCACTACGCGGCCGATATCCGGGCCTTCTATGGCACCATCAGGTGA
- a CDS encoding DUF1552 domain-containing protein, with protein sequence MKLSRRMVLKGLGGTMLSLPFLEGLMPRTARAADSGALPFAIFFRQANGVASAQTTSELGAEPERFWPRTLGALTAESIAGRAVGVLNDHRANLLLVRNVNMKDYNYGDGHARGALQGLTARGPVVEGAGGDSESGGESIDHRIGRELNPQQRDSLVFYAGRRGGWLGGPCLSYRSSNVRRAALHDPWNAYQTMIGGPGGLTPEAREQLLVRQRSVNDLVKAQLQALQQRPELSASDHERLDLHLSNVRDLEVALSCRMRADQELILQQQAPGYDSTDGTEVLATARLHMDIAVMAMACGTNRAAVIQVGNGNDGDTRYRNPDTGQLMENFHYVSHRRSSHDSSGGIITGSDLLHHHVDVQFASTFKHLLDRLVAYQMPDGKRLIEHGVAVWYNDLGNGPAHSARSVPFVLAGSCNGFFKQGVYVEASGGGNPNHNRMLNTIGTAVGLRNAAGGNLDDFGDPALTKGVLSELIA encoded by the coding sequence ATGAAGCTGAGTCGCCGGATGGTGTTGAAGGGCCTGGGCGGGACGATGCTGAGCCTGCCGTTTCTCGAGGGGCTGATGCCGAGGACCGCTCGCGCGGCGGACTCGGGGGCGCTGCCGTTCGCCATCTTCTTCCGGCAGGCCAACGGCGTCGCCTCGGCCCAGACGACGTCGGAGCTTGGCGCGGAGCCGGAGCGCTTCTGGCCGCGCACCCTGGGGGCTCTCACCGCGGAGAGCATCGCCGGGCGGGCCGTGGGCGTGCTCAATGACCACCGCGCGAACCTGCTCCTGGTGCGCAACGTCAACATGAAGGACTACAACTACGGGGATGGCCACGCCCGAGGCGCCCTGCAGGGGCTGACCGCTCGAGGCCCCGTGGTGGAGGGCGCGGGCGGCGACTCCGAGTCCGGAGGCGAGTCCATCGACCACCGCATCGGCCGAGAGCTCAACCCGCAGCAGCGTGACTCGCTCGTCTTCTACGCGGGCCGGCGAGGCGGTTGGCTCGGGGGGCCCTGCCTCTCCTACCGGAGCAGCAACGTGCGCCGGGCCGCGCTGCATGACCCGTGGAATGCGTACCAGACGATGATTGGCGGCCCGGGAGGTCTGACTCCCGAGGCTCGCGAGCAGCTCCTCGTCCGGCAGCGCAGCGTGAACGACCTGGTGAAGGCCCAGCTCCAGGCGCTCCAGCAGCGTCCCGAGCTGAGCGCGTCCGACCATGAGCGCCTGGACCTGCACCTGTCCAACGTCCGGGACCTGGAGGTCGCCCTGAGCTGCCGCATGCGCGCGGACCAGGAGCTCATCCTCCAGCAGCAGGCGCCCGGCTATGACAGCACGGACGGCACCGAGGTGCTCGCCACCGCCAGGCTGCACATGGACATCGCCGTGATGGCGATGGCGTGCGGCACCAACCGCGCGGCCGTCATCCAGGTGGGCAACGGCAACGACGGCGACACGCGCTACCGCAACCCGGACACGGGACAGTTGATGGAGAACTTCCATTACGTGTCCCACCGTCGCTCGTCGCACGACTCCAGCGGCGGCATCATCACTGGCTCGGACCTGCTGCACCACCACGTGGACGTGCAGTTCGCGAGCACCTTCAAGCACCTCTTGGACCGGCTGGTGGCCTACCAGATGCCGGACGGGAAGCGACTCATCGAGCACGGCGTGGCTGTCTGGTACAACGACCTGGGCAACGGGCCGGCTCACTCGGCGCGCAGCGTGCCCTTCGTCCTGGCGGGGAGCTGCAATGGCTTCTTCAAGCAGGGCGTCTACGTCGAGGCGTCGGGCGGCGGCAATCCCAACCACAACCGGATGCTGAACACGATTGGCACCGCCGTGGGGCTGAGGAACGCGGCTGGCGGGAACCTGGACGACTTCGGCGACCCGGCGCTGACCAAGGGCGTGCTCTCCGAGCTCATCGCCTGA